A window of Spiroplasma syrphidicola EA-1 contains these coding sequences:
- a CDS encoding Hsp33 family molecular chaperone HslO, whose product MDKIVKGLSNDHNIKITITDATNLLNEIIKLHETNPLATIALARTTMATILIGSDMKEESDKITSILNGKGPIGTIMAEYTGHKVRAFCANPQFSLEEIDRDHDVISQVVGTKGYLQVIKDLGMKEPFTGKIKLISGEINLDFTYYLVQSEQIKSLIACSVKLNKDNTIEKAVGLYAQLLPEHQEEDIDYLEGKVENLGSITEKLIESDDLKNIFHLIDPACKIYEPEEIKFSCSCSFEKALESVKLLGEEQINEVLENNSEVEIVCDFCRTKYLISSDDIKKLMIS is encoded by the coding sequence ATGGATAAAATTGTTAAAGGTCTAAGTAATGACCATAATATAAAAATTACCATTACTGATGCAACAAATTTGTTAAATGAAATTATTAAATTACATGAAACAAATCCGTTGGCAACAATTGCCTTGGCGCGAACAACAATGGCAACAATTTTAATTGGTAGTGATATGAAAGAAGAAAGTGATAAAATTACTTCGATTCTAAACGGAAAGGGTCCAATTGGGACAATTATGGCTGAATATACTGGCCATAAAGTAAGGGCTTTTTGTGCTAATCCGCAATTTAGTTTAGAAGAGATTGATCGTGACCATGATGTAATTTCACAAGTAGTTGGAACAAAAGGTTATTTACAAGTTATTAAAGATTTGGGGATGAAAGAACCATTTACAGGCAAAATTAAATTAATTTCAGGAGAAATTAACTTAGATTTTACCTATTACTTAGTACAAAGTGAACAAATTAAATCATTAATTGCTTGCTCGGTTAAATTAAATAAAGATAACACAATTGAAAAAGCAGTTGGTTTATATGCACAATTATTGCCTGAACACCAAGAAGAAGATATTGACTATTTAGAAGGAAAAGTTGAAAATTTAGGAAGTATTACCGAAAAATTAATTGAATCTGATGATTTAAAAAACATTTTTCATTTAATTGATCCAGCATGTAAAATTTATGAACCAGAAGAAATTAAATTTAGTTGTAGTTGTTCATTTGAAAAAGCTTTAGAATCAGTCAAACTATTAGGCGAAGAGCAAATTAATGAAGTGTTAGAAAATAATAGTGAAGTTGAGATTGTTTGTGATTTTTGTCGAACAAAATACTTAATTAGTAGTGATGATATTAAAAAATTAATGATTTCATAA